One genomic segment of Helianthus annuus cultivar XRQ/B chromosome 14, HanXRQr2.0-SUNRISE, whole genome shotgun sequence includes these proteins:
- the LOC110912342 gene encoding eEF1A lysine and N-terminal methyltransferase isoform X2, whose amino-acid sequence MFFPKFRYGWKINIHLLPQKSSKSSKSSLRTFLVVAEKASPTTLQTILTSFDHDTLGSGDQARGFIEALETENKIRTNWSSGNDILYSLEDLKIGVKGDLSELRPGLRVQLTLGGPGQSRFCYKTVLLDAQQNSDECLYHCGVFLVPKTRAHEWLFSSEEGQWMVVESSKSARLIMVFLDGSHTDTSSEDIQKDLSPLVKQLAPAKVEDAAQIPFMAASDGIKERKVVHQVTSELTGQIIVDDVVYEKVDGQLGQLSLSNDLVFRRLTFERSEGLIQSEALLTSEGSQNKTGDNGNKKSNSSSKSKKKGSQKRNDSQLSVVDASNDLTVDHGYLASSYHSGIISGFTLISSYLERMASSGRPVRAVVIGLGAGLLPMFLRRSIPFLQVEAAELDPVVVDIARDYFSFKEDDRLKVHVTDGIKFVEDVSTKSPSSNGSCSELEAQGERIDRVDILIVDVDSPDSSSGMTCPAADFVEESFLKTVKDSLSDEGLFVINLVSRSQSIKEVVISRMKGVFSKLFSLQLEEDVNEVIFALKSEGHTSPEPYNQLQKLLNVKHPEMNTIIIDSAKKIKDLNG is encoded by the exons ATGTTTTTCCCCAAATTTCGTTACGGATGGAAAATCAATATTCATTTACTACCCCAAAAATCATCGAAAAGTTCTAAATCGAGTTTAAGAACTTTTTTGGTGGTTGCTGAGAAAGCAAGTCCCACTACACTGCAAACGATACTCACTTCTTTTGATCATGATACACTTGGCAGTGGTGATCAG GCGCGTGGATTTATTGAAGCACTTGAAACCGAGAACAAAATTAGAACAAACTGGTCTAGTGGTAACGATATATTGTACTCACTCGAAGACCTAAAAATAGGAGTCAAAGGGGATCTATCAGAGCTTAGACCGGGTCTTCGTGTACAGCTCACTTTAGGTGGGCCCGGGCAGTCTCGCTTCTGCTACAAAACTGTACTTCTTGACGCTCAGCAAAACTCAGACGAGTGTTTATATCATTGTGGGGTTTTTCTTGTACCCAAG ACTCGAGCTCATGAATGGCTCTTCTCTTCAGAAGAAGGACAATGGATGGTTGTTGAGAGTTCAAAGTCAGCTCGGCTGATAATG GTTTTCTTAGATGGCAGCCATACTGATACCAGCAGTGAGGATATACAG aAGGATCTTTCTCCTCTTGTTAAACAACTAGCACCTGCTAAAGTTGAGGATGCAGCTCAAATTCC atTTATGGCAGCAAGTGACGGGATCAAGGAGAGGAAAGTTGTTCACCAG gttACATCTGAGTTGACTGGTCAAATAATTGTTGATGACGTGGTATATGAAAAAGTCGATGGTCAACTCGGTCAACTATCTCTCTCCAATGACCTTGTATTTCGCCGGCTAACTTTTGAAAGATCGGAAGGCCTGATACAATCCGAAGCTTTGCTAACAAGTGAAGGATCTCAAAACAAAACCGGTGATAACGGAAATAAGAAATCcaattcttcttcaaaatcgaAGAAAAAAGGAAGCCAGAAAAGAAACGATTCTCAGTTGTCAGTAGTAGATGCAAGCAATGATCTGACCGTCGATCATGGTTATTTAGCGAGTTCTTATCATTCCGGTATCATATCGGGATTTACGCTGATCTCTTCATACCTCGAAAGAATGGCATCATCTGGAAGACCAGTTAGGGCAGTTGTAATTGGTTTGGGTGCGGGGCTACTTCCTATGTTTCTTCGTAGATCGATCCCGTTTCTGCAAGTCGAG GCTGCCGAGTTAGATCCAGTTGTGGTGGATATTGCAAGGGACTATTTTAGTTTCAAAGAAGATGATCGCTTAAAG GTGCATGTCACTGACGGAATCAAGTTTGTTGAAGACGTTTCCACAAAGTCACCTAGCTCTAACGGGAGTTGCAGCGAACTTGAAGCTCAAGGTGAACGCATTGACAGAGTGGACATACTCATTGTAGATGTGGACTCCCCAGACTCGAG CTCTGGAATGACCTGTCCTGCTGCCGACTTTGTTGAAGAATCTTTTCTCAAAACCGTTAAAGATTCTCTGTCGGATGAAGGTCTTTTTGTTATTAACTTGGTATCGCGATCGCAGTCCATAAAAGAAGTGGTTATATCAAGAATGAAAGGG GTGTTCAGCAAACTGTTCTCCCTTCAGCTTGAAGAGGACGTGAATGAAGTTATATTTGCACTTAAATCCGAGGGGCATACGTCACCCGAGCCTTATAATCAACTCCAGAAATTATTAAACGTCAAACACCCTGAGATGAACACGATCATAATCGATTCTGCAAAGAAGATAAAAGATCTTAATGGTTGA
- the LOC110912342 gene encoding eEF1A lysine and N-terminal methyltransferase isoform X1: protein MGKQKKSQQQEAELLSTLDDFTSKENWDKFFSIRGTDDSFEWYAEWPQLRDLLLAQINSTESEVQILVPGCGNSRLSEQLYDAGFRCVTNIDFSKVVIGDMLKRNVRVRPVMRWRVMDMTSMQFADKSFDIVLDKGGLDALMEPELGPTLGTQYVSEVKRVLKDGGKFICLTLGESHVLGMFFPKFRYGWKINIHLLPQKSSKSSKSSLRTFLVVAEKASPTTLQTILTSFDHDTLGSGDQARGFIEALETENKIRTNWSSGNDILYSLEDLKIGVKGDLSELRPGLRVQLTLGGPGQSRFCYKTVLLDAQQNSDECLYHCGVFLVPKTRAHEWLFSSEEGQWMVVESSKSARLIMVFLDGSHTDTSSEDIQKDLSPLVKQLAPAKVEDAAQIPFMAASDGIKERKVVHQVTSELTGQIIVDDVVYEKVDGQLGQLSLSNDLVFRRLTFERSEGLIQSEALLTSEGSQNKTGDNGNKKSNSSSKSKKKGSQKRNDSQLSVVDASNDLTVDHGYLASSYHSGIISGFTLISSYLERMASSGRPVRAVVIGLGAGLLPMFLRRSIPFLQVEAAELDPVVVDIARDYFSFKEDDRLKVHVTDGIKFVEDVSTKSPSSNGSCSELEAQGERIDRVDILIVDVDSPDSSSGMTCPAADFVEESFLKTVKDSLSDEGLFVINLVSRSQSIKEVVISRMKGVFSKLFSLQLEEDVNEVIFALKSEGHTSPEPYNQLQKLLNVKHPEMNTIIIDSAKKIKDLNG from the exons ATGGGGAAGCAGAAGAAATCCCAACAACAAGAAGCAGAACTTCTAAGCACACTTGACGACTTCACGAGCAAAGAAAACTGGGACAAATTCTTCAGCATCAGAGGCACCGATGACTCCTTCGAATGGTACGCCGAGTGGCCTCAGCTCCGAGACCTTCTTCTTGCACAGATCAATTCAACAGAATCAGAGGTTCAGATTCTTGTTCCTGGTTGCGGCAATTCTCGGCTATCTGAGCAGTTATATGATGCGGGATTCCGTTGTGTGACGAATATTGATTTCTCTAAAGTTGTGATTGGAGATATGTTGAAGCGGAATGTGCGTGTGAGGCCGGTTATGAGGTGGAGGGTTATGGATATGACTAGTATGCAG TTTGCAGACAAGTCATTTGATATTGTTCTTGATAAGGGAGGATTAGACGCTTTAATGGAGCCCGAGCTTGGCCCTACACTAGGGACTCAATATGTATCAGAG GTGAAGAGAGTTCTGAAAGACGGGGGCAAATTTATTTGTCTCACCCTTGGAGAATCTCACGTTTTAG GCATGTTTTTCCCCAAATTTCGTTACGGATGGAAAATCAATATTCATTTACTACCCCAAAAATCATCGAAAAGTTCTAAATCGAGTTTAAGAACTTTTTTGGTGGTTGCTGAGAAAGCAAGTCCCACTACACTGCAAACGATACTCACTTCTTTTGATCATGATACACTTGGCAGTGGTGATCAG GCGCGTGGATTTATTGAAGCACTTGAAACCGAGAACAAAATTAGAACAAACTGGTCTAGTGGTAACGATATATTGTACTCACTCGAAGACCTAAAAATAGGAGTCAAAGGGGATCTATCAGAGCTTAGACCGGGTCTTCGTGTACAGCTCACTTTAGGTGGGCCCGGGCAGTCTCGCTTCTGCTACAAAACTGTACTTCTTGACGCTCAGCAAAACTCAGACGAGTGTTTATATCATTGTGGGGTTTTTCTTGTACCCAAG ACTCGAGCTCATGAATGGCTCTTCTCTTCAGAAGAAGGACAATGGATGGTTGTTGAGAGTTCAAAGTCAGCTCGGCTGATAATG GTTTTCTTAGATGGCAGCCATACTGATACCAGCAGTGAGGATATACAG aAGGATCTTTCTCCTCTTGTTAAACAACTAGCACCTGCTAAAGTTGAGGATGCAGCTCAAATTCC atTTATGGCAGCAAGTGACGGGATCAAGGAGAGGAAAGTTGTTCACCAG gttACATCTGAGTTGACTGGTCAAATAATTGTTGATGACGTGGTATATGAAAAAGTCGATGGTCAACTCGGTCAACTATCTCTCTCCAATGACCTTGTATTTCGCCGGCTAACTTTTGAAAGATCGGAAGGCCTGATACAATCCGAAGCTTTGCTAACAAGTGAAGGATCTCAAAACAAAACCGGTGATAACGGAAATAAGAAATCcaattcttcttcaaaatcgaAGAAAAAAGGAAGCCAGAAAAGAAACGATTCTCAGTTGTCAGTAGTAGATGCAAGCAATGATCTGACCGTCGATCATGGTTATTTAGCGAGTTCTTATCATTCCGGTATCATATCGGGATTTACGCTGATCTCTTCATACCTCGAAAGAATGGCATCATCTGGAAGACCAGTTAGGGCAGTTGTAATTGGTTTGGGTGCGGGGCTACTTCCTATGTTTCTTCGTAGATCGATCCCGTTTCTGCAAGTCGAG GCTGCCGAGTTAGATCCAGTTGTGGTGGATATTGCAAGGGACTATTTTAGTTTCAAAGAAGATGATCGCTTAAAG GTGCATGTCACTGACGGAATCAAGTTTGTTGAAGACGTTTCCACAAAGTCACCTAGCTCTAACGGGAGTTGCAGCGAACTTGAAGCTCAAGGTGAACGCATTGACAGAGTGGACATACTCATTGTAGATGTGGACTCCCCAGACTCGAG CTCTGGAATGACCTGTCCTGCTGCCGACTTTGTTGAAGAATCTTTTCTCAAAACCGTTAAAGATTCTCTGTCGGATGAAGGTCTTTTTGTTATTAACTTGGTATCGCGATCGCAGTCCATAAAAGAAGTGGTTATATCAAGAATGAAAGGG GTGTTCAGCAAACTGTTCTCCCTTCAGCTTGAAGAGGACGTGAATGAAGTTATATTTGCACTTAAATCCGAGGGGCATACGTCACCCGAGCCTTATAATCAACTCCAGAAATTATTAAACGTCAAACACCCTGAGATGAACACGATCATAATCGATTCTGCAAAGAAGATAAAAGATCTTAATGGTTGA